The Vreelandella piezotolerans genomic interval CTCCTGGGTGCGCAGCTCGCCGGAGCGGTTCACCAGGAAGTCGACCAGGTAGTTACGAATCGTGTAGAAGTGCGGGTGTTTAACGATACTTGCCCGCTGGCGCGGCCGTGGCAGATCGATCTCCACCGCCTCGGCGATACGCGCCTGGGGGCCGTTGGTCATCAAAAAGATGCGGTCGGCCAGCAAGATCGCTTCGTCCACATCGTGGGTAATCATGAACACGGTTTGCTGATCCTGGCTCCAGATGTTGATCAGCTCGTCTTGAATGACGCCCCGGGTCAGCGCATCCAGCGCGCCAAACGGCTCATCCAACAGCAGCAGTTTGGGCTTGGTGGCAAACGCCCGGGCGATGCTCACCCGTTGACGCATACCGCCAGAGAGCTGGGAGGGCTTGCGGTCCACCACTTCTTTCAAGCCGACCATGTCCAGGTACTTCATGCTGTGGTCGGTAACTTCTCGATCGCTCCACGTTTTCCACCGGGCGCGTACGCCAAAGCGAACGTTTTCAAGCGCGGTTAGCCAGGGCAGCAGGCTGTAGTTTTGGAACACCACGCCGCGCTCGAGGCCTGGGCCGCTGATCTCTTTGTTCTCCATCACCAAGGACCCTTCGGAGAACTGATCCAGCCCGGCGAGCGCGTTCATGATGGTGGATTTACCGCAGCCAGAGTGGCCGATGATGCACACGAATTCGCCTTTCTCGAGCTGAAAACTGATGTTCTCGAACACCGTCAGCGGTTCGGCTTCTTTACTGGCACTTGGGAAGCGCTTGGCAGCTTTCTGTACCTCTACGAACGCATGACTCATGGTCGGCTCCTTATTCGGCGTAAGTGACGAAGCGGGCAATATAGGCAAGCGACATATCCAGCAGCATGCCCACCACGCCGATCATTAGGATGGAAAAGATCACGCTGGTCAGGTCGAGGTTGTTCCACTCGTTCCAGACGTAGTAGCCAATGCCCGTACCGCCCACCAGCATCTCGGCGGCCACGATGACCAGCCAGGCGATGCCGATGGAGATCCGCATACCGGTCAGAATGGTGGGCGCTGCCGCAGGTAGAATGACCTTGAAGGCCGTTTGCAGCGACGACAGCTCGTGGGTGCGGGCCACGTTCACCCAGTCGTTGCGTACGCCCGCCACGCCAAAGGCCGTGTTGAGCAGCATGGGCCAAATGGAGCAGATAAAGATCACGAAGATGGCGGAGGCTTCGGAATCGCGAATGATGAACAGTGCCAGCGGCATCCAGGCCAGCGGGGAGATGGGCCGCAACACCTGAATGAACGGGTTGAGCGCTCTGTACGCCAGCGGCGACATGCCAATCAAAAAGCCAATGGGAATCGCCACCAGCGCGGCCAGCAAATAGCCGCTGAGCACGCGATACAGCGAATAGCCCAGCTGAATGCCAATGCCTTTATCGTTGGGGCCTGCATCATAAAAAGGGTTCGAAAGCTCTTGCCACGCTTTGACGGCGATTTCTGAAGGTGGCGGTACTTTAGCGCTCTCATCGGCCCCGGCCAGCAGCTGCTCGTATTCGCTCAGCTCGGCACCTCCCCCCATGAGCGGGGATTGATTCAACCCTTCCCAGATGCCCAGACCCACGACCAGCAACATGATGGCAAGAATCGTGGCGCGAACGTTTAGGCTCAATTTCCACTCGGTAGTGGTGCGGTCCATGGTTAACCCCTCCGAATGGCGAAGCTGTCGACGTACGCTTCGGGCTGGGTGTAATCAAAGGTCTTGCCCATGATTTGGTAGTTGCGGGCGGTCTCTTCGGGCGCTTCATAGCCCAGCTCGCGCATCACGGTCTGCGCATCGGTAGCCAGATACACGTCCCGAGCGATCTGCTGATAATCCACGTCGCCTTCGATATAGCCCCAGCGCTTCATCTGCGTCAGGATCCAGACCGCCATGGAGTGCCAGGGGAAGGGGTCGAAATCGATGCGGTCGGGCACGTTCTGTACGCCGCCCAAACCGTCGGCAAAGCGCCCGGTGAGTACTTGCTCTATGACCGTGACCGGCTGGTTCAGGTAATTCGTCGGAGCAATGGCTTCGGCAATCTCTGAGCGGTTGGCAGGGTCGGAGGAGTACTGTGTCGCGTCGATAATCGCGCGAAGCAAAGCGCCGTAGGTGTTCGGGTTCTCGCGGGCAAAGCGGGCGCTGGTGGCAAAGGCGCAGCAGGGGTGTCCGTCCCAAATCTCTTTGGTCAGCAGATGAATGAAGCCGATGCGTTCGAATACCGCGCGCTGGTTGAAGGGGTCGGGTGATAAGAAGCCGTCGATGTTGCCTGCCCGCAGGTTGGCGACCATCTCGGGCGGCGGAATCACGCGAATTTGAATATCTTGATCCGGATCCAAGCCGTGCTCGGCGACATAGTAGCGCAGTAGGAAGTTGTGCATGGAGTACTCGAACGGTACGCCAAAGGTAAAGCCTTTCCACTGCTGCGGATCGCGCTTATCCAGGTGGTCGTTATGTAGCACGATGGCCTGACCGTTGATGTTTTCTACCGCTGGCATGATGAATGGCTCGGGCGTGGAACCCGCACCGAGGGTCATGGCCAATGGCATGGGCGTTAGCATGTGCGCCGCGTCGTATTCGCGGTTAAGGGATTTATCCCGCGCCACTGCCCACCCCGCGGTTTTGATGACCGAGACATCCAGGCCGTAGCGCTCATAAAAACCCATGGGGTGGGCCATGATGATGGGGGTAGCGCAGGTAATGGGAACGAAGCCCACATTAAGCTGGGTTTTCTCGAGCGGACCTAAACTCTCTTTGACGGCGGCTTTGATCGAATCTAGGGGGAACAGGCTCGCTAACGCCGCGGCGGCCGTGCCGCCACCCACCAGCTTCATGAACTGACGGCGGTGCATGTCGCTATGGCCAAACATGCCGCGTATTAAGGCGCTTTCGACCACTCGATCCATAACGTCATCGGCGCTGCTTGGCGTTAACGATGGTGCCACTGCGTTTGTCTGATGCGGGGACCTAGCGCTGTTGGGTTGGGAGGGGGAGCACTGATGGCAATCGCACTGTCGTCCGTGAATCAGTGATTGGCGATGATCGAACGGGTTGCCAAGACTGCTGGGGTCGTTGTTCTCTTTCATGGACGTTCACCTCACAGGAGCAAAAGGGGTTTAAGCTGCGCCGTCTTGGTGCGTAACGATTCCCTGCGGCGCTATGTCCATAGATAGCGACTTATATGCCAAAACGAGTTTTTCTGATGTTTTTGTCGATGAGTCATAGGGTTACTGGTGTGAGAAGGCAGTCGCTGAGTCAACGAATTCGTCACGATTTTTCGTCAATGACGATATTTCGTTGTTTAAATAACGAAAATTCGTGATTGGCCCGCTGTTTGTATGGAAAGAGAGTCGTCCAGCTGGCTGCCAAGGAGCCTGTGATGCGTGGCACTTCCCACTCCTCGATCATCGAAACGCCCTTAACGCATATGGCCAGCCATACGCCGCTGGCCATGATCATCGTCGATCCGCTTAGCGATTCCCTGATCGATGCCAACCCTGCCGCCTGCCACTTGCTGCTCCTAGCGCGTGATCAAACCCTCACCACCCCCTTCAGTCACCGCTTGAGCGCCTCACTGCCGCTATGGGTCAGCTTTACCGACGAGGTACTAACGACCGGGCAAGGGTGGTCGGATGATTTAGTGCTGCTGGATAGCGCCCGCCAACCTCGTCGTGTCGAAGTCTATGGCCAACGCTTGCAGAGCGAATCGCAGCTATTGTTGACGTTGATCGATCGCAACAAGGCCGAACAGCGTCGTGCCAAGGCCGAGCTTAGCCGACAGCACCGGCAAGGGGAGGTGGGCTGGCAGCGGGTCGAGCAGGTGTTCGAGCGTATCGAAAAGCAGAACCAGCTGATTCTCAGCGCGGCCGGGGAGGGCATTTACGGCCTGGATGCCGATGGCAAAACCACCTTCGTCAATCCGGCCGCCGAGCGCATTCTTGGCTGGAGTACGGAGGATATGGTGGGCCACGATGCGCATCTGATGTTTCATCATACCCACGCCGATGGCAGCCACTTCCCCGTCCAGCAGTGCCCTATCCATGCCTCGTTTAGTGATGGTCAAGTGCACCATGTGGATGACGAAGTGTTCTGGCATAAAAATGGCGAGGCCATTCCCGTGGAGTACACCAGCACGCCGATTTTCGAAATGGGCCGATTAGTGGGAGCGGTGGTCCTGTTTCGCGATATTCGCGAGCGTAAACGTGCCGAGCAGCAGCTACGCGATGCGCTAGAAGAGGTGGAGTCGCTCAAACGCCGCTTGGAGCTAGAGAACCAGTATCTGCAAGAAGAGATCAAAGCCGAAGTGAACCACCGCAATATCGTCGGCAACAGCCCGGCGGTGGCCAAGCTGACTCAGCAGATTGCCATGGTCGCGCCGACCAGCGCTAACGTGCTGATTAGCGGCGAGTCAGGTACTGGCAAAGAACTGATTGCCCGGGCAATTCACGCAGGTAGTACTCGCAGCGACCGGCCGTTGATCCGCGTGAACTGTGCCGCGATTCCCCGCGACCTCTTCGAGAGTGAGTTCTTCGGTCACGTGAAAGGCGCCTTTACCGGCGCGGTGCAAGACCGTCCGGGACGCTTTGAATTGGCCCATGGCGGCACGCTGTTCCTGGATGAAGTAGGGGAAATCCCATTAGAGCTGCAGAGCAAGCTGCTGCGCGTATTGCAGGATCAGCAGTTCGAGCGGGTGGGGGATAACCGTACCCGCGAAGTGGATGTGCGGGTGATTGCGGCGACCAATCGTGAGTTAAAAGAGATGATCGATGCCGGGCAGTTTCGCGAGGATCTCTACTTCCGATTGAACGTCTTTCCCATCGACTCCGTTCCACTGCGCAAACGCATCGAAGACGTGCCGCTGCTGGCCCGCCACTTCTTGCATCGCGCCTGCCTGAAGTTCAACAAACCTGGGGTACGAATACCGCCTGCGCAACTTGATGTCCTCACGCGTTATCCCTGGCCCGGCAATATTCGCGAGTTGGAGAACGTCATCGAGCGTCAGGTAATCGTGACGCAAGATCAGCGGCTCTCTTTCGATGACCTTTTGTTGGTAGAGCCACTATCTCGTCACACGGCGTTCAACGAAACGTCGCACGATAGTAGCGAGTTGCCCGACCACCTGCTCACCGAGCAAGCGCTGTGCCATCAGCAGCGGTGCAATGCACTAAAAGCGTTGAAAGCCGCAAACGGAAAGGTGTCTGGGGCGGGAGGAGCGGCTGAGCTGTTGGGCATGAAGCCCACCACCCTCACTTCGCGACTGCAAAAATGGGGCATCGATCCTCGGCAATATCGCAGACGCCAGCGCAAAAGTACGTCAGCCAACGATGCTTTGGACTAAGGTTAGGGAGGATCTGCTTGACATCCGTTTGTACACACAAATCAGGCAACTTCAAGTCTAGCATACATACATGAATGTAACTATAATGCCACTCTTTCATAATGGTGCTCTGCTGCGCCGTCTTACGTTGACACCTAGAGGCAATCCCATGCGACTAGCACACTGGGCAGTCAATGCCCCCTTCCGCCCCCTATTGTTGGCAGTACTCACGGCGTCCTTTATCGCGCCCGCCCAAGCGGCCGATTTGGTGACCATTACCCGTGACGCGCTGAATAACAATGCGGCTCTGGCCTCTGCGCGGTCTGAGTTTTCAAGCGTCGAAGCGGCGCGTGACGTCGCCCGCGGTGGACTGCTGCCTCAAGTGAACGCCTCTGGCAGCGCTGTGCATAACGAGCAGTTCGAGAGTCAAGGCTCGGCCCGTGGTGCCGGTACCGGAGCAGGGGCTAATGCGGGTGTCGGCGTCAGTGACGATAGCTACAACACGGTCTCTTTGACGTTAGAAGCCACCCAGGCTCTATTCAATGCGGTGACACGGCAGGAAGTCACTCAGGCAGAGCGTCAGATCGATCAGCAGGTCTATCTGCTGGCCGCCACCGAGCAGCAGCTGTTGATCGATGTGGCCAGTGCCTACTTCGATATTCTACGCGCTCATGAAGTGTTGGAAGCACGGTTAGCGCAGGAGCGTGCTATCGGCCGTCAGCTAGAGCAGGCCCGTGAGCAGTTCGAGGTCGGTTTGATTGCGATTACCGAAGTCGAGGAGGCGCGGGCGAGCTTCGATCAATCTCGCGCCGATCGCATTGCTGCCGAGAGCAACCTGCAAGTAGCGTTTGAAGTGCTGGAGCAGCTTACCGGCCAGCGTTATGCCAGCATCGAAGCCCTGGGCGATAGTATGCCCATCGCGCTGCCGACGCCCACCGACCGTGATTACTGGGTCGAACAGTCACTGGAGCGCAACCCCCAGGTACTTGCCCAGCAGGCGGGTATCGAAGTTTCTCGTGTGGGAGTAGAGCTGGCCCGTGCTGGTCGTTTGCCCACCGTGCAAGCGTTCGCCAACTATCAGTACGCCGACAGCGACAGCGAATTAGTGAGCGGTTACGACACTTCCGCTCAGGTCGGTGTTTCGGCGAACGTGCCGATCTATACCGGTGGCAGCACCAGCGCCAGCATTCGACAAGGCACTTTCCAATTGGAGAGCAGCCAGTACGACTTCGAGTCTCAGCGCCGCACTACGATTCAACAGGTTCGCTCGCTCTATACCCAGGTCAGCAACAACGTCGAAACGGTCGAAGCGCGCCAGCAGGCCATCGTGTCCAACCGCAGCGCGCTGGAAGCGACCCGCGCGGGTTACGAAGTGGGTACGCGCAATATCGTCGACGTGCTCAATGCCGAGCAAAACCTCTATAACGCCATCGCCAATTATGCCGAGGCGCGTTACGACTATGTCGTGAATCTGCTGTCGCTGCGTCAGCAGGCAGGGCTGCTCGATGTCGAGGCCATCGAAGAAGTGAACGCGTGGCTCACCGGCGAGGACATCCACTTTATTCTACCGGAAAGCAATGAGCCCGACGCGTATCAGCGTGCAATGGATATTGGTGCACCGCCCACTCCAGGTGCTTGACGTACGCTGCGCATGCCTTCTTGGCGGTCGGTCAATGTTTAGAAAAATGAATGGGAATTCGACGCATGAAAAGAGTGATTCACTCAGGTAGAGCGAGTCTAGTGACGCTGATCGCCGCGTTAGCGCTCACGGCGTGTGGCCAGGAGCAGCCACAAGAGCAGCAAAGCCAGCAGCAGGAAGCGCCGCCCCACCCGGTGGAGGTCACTGAGATAGCGCGTCGGGACATACCGCTGGATAAATCCTACCCCTCGCTGTTGCGCAGCGATAGTGAAGTGACGCTCGTGGCACGCGTCAGCGGCTTTTTGGAAGAGCGCCACTTCGAACCTGGTCAAATGGTCGAGCAGGGCGATCGTCTGTATACCATCGAGCCCGATCTGTATCAGGCGACCGTCAACCAGCGGGAAGCCGACCTGCAAAGCGCCCGCGCCGAGCTGGCCCGTGCCCAGCGCGATGCTCAGCGTTTCGAGCAGCTGCTGAGCCAAAACTCCGTTAGCCGCCAGCAGTACGATCAAGCGCTTGCCGAGCAGCGCGTGGCGCAGGCCAACGTTGCCCAGGCGGAGGCGGCACTGACCAGCGCCAACCTGGACTTAGGCTACTCCAACGTGACGGCACCGGTATCCGGCATGATCAGCTTGAGCCAGATCAACGTCGGCAACTTGGTGACGTCGGGCACCGAGCTTGCCACGATCACGCCGCTGGATCCGCTGGAAGTGCGCTTCCAGTTGCCCCAGCGTGATGCCTTCGAGCTGCGTCGCCAGCTCGGCAGCGACGGCGATGCTTCCCAAATCACCGCTCGCCTGCGGGTGCCTGGGTTGGATGGTAGCGAAGGCAGCGAGCTGGAAGGTCGCCTGGACTTCCTCGGTTCCCGCGTGGATACCGGCACCAGCACCGTGCAGGCCTCGGCGACCTTTGCCAATCCCGATGGCGCAGTGCTGCCAGGCCAATTCGTGCGCGTGCGTATCGAAGGCTTGAAGCGCTTCGGCGTGCTGGCCGTGCCAGAAATTGCCGTCACGCAAGGCTTGATGGGGCCTTTGGTATACGTGCTGGATGACGAGAACAAAGCCCGGGAGCGCACCGTTCAGTTGGGTGAAGTCGCAGGCCCATGGCAAATCATCCGCGATGGTCTGGAGCCTGGTGATCGCGTGGTCGTCGGTGATCCTGCCGGTCTGGAAGCGGGGGTCTTGATCGATCCTCAGCCGTTTAGCGGCAGCGCGACTGAGGTAGTGGAAGAAGCGATGCAGGAAGATGCCCAGGAAGAAGCGCAAGCCGCTGAGGCAATGCAGCAAGCCGACGGCGCGCAACCCGCTGCTGAAGGGGAAGAGGGCGCGCAATAATGAATTTCTCTAACTTCTTTATCAGTCGTCCGATTTTTGCCACGGTACTGGCAATCATCGTCACGCTGGTAGGTGTGATGGCCATGCGGGTCCTGCCGATCGAGCAGTACCCCAGCGTGGTGCCGCCCACGGTATCGGTACAGGCCCAGTTTCCAGGGGCGGATGCCGAAACCGTAGCGCAAACGGTGGCGGCCCCGCTCGCCGAGGCGATTAACGGCGTCGAGGACATGCTCTACATGACCTCCAATAGCGCCGATAACGGCACCATGAGTCTGAGTGTAGCGTTCAATATCGGCACGGATGGCGATATCAACACGATCAACGTCAACAACCGTGTGCAGGGGGCGCTATCGCAGCTACCGGAGGCCGTGCAGTCCCAGGGGGTCACCGTCGAACTGCGCTCAGACTCCATTTTGATGCTGGTGGCGCTGACCTCGCAAAGCGGGGATTACGATAAGATCTACATGCAGAACTACGCCACGCTCAACATTCTGGATGAGCTTCGCCAAGTGCCAGGGGTGGGTAACGCCGAGGTGCTCGGCGGCGGTGAGTTCGCCATGCGGATATGGATGGACCCCGACAAGCTGGCGCAATACGACCTCACGCCCAGCGAAGTGGCTAGCGCCATTCGTGCTCAGAACACCGAAATTCCCGCTGGTAACCTGGCCGCGACGCCGCAAAGCGACCCGCGCGCCTATACCTACACGATCACCGCCGGTGGACGACTCACTAGCACCGATGATTTCCGTGAGATTTTCCTTCGCACCAACCCCGATGGCTCGTCGCTGCGCCTACAAGACGTAGCGCGTATCGAACTGGGCGCCTCGTTCTATGGCGTCGACGCACGATTGAACGGCGACGCCATGACGCCGATCATCATCAATCAGCAGCCGGGGGCCAACGCGCTGGAAACCGCCGAGGCGGTGCGTGCCACCATGGAAGAGCTGGCCGGGCGGTTCCCGCCAGGGCTCGAGTACGTCACTCCCTACGATACGACGCTGTTCATCGATGCCTCGGTAGAAACGGTGATCAAGACGTTCATCGAAGCGTTTCTGATCGTCATCGTGATCCTGTTCATCTTCCTGCAGAACTGGCGCTTTACCGTGATCGCCATGTCGGTGGTGCCGGTGTCGGTGATCGGTACCTTCGCAGGCTTTTATCTGTTCGATTTCTCGATCAACCTGCTGACGCTATTTGCCCTGGTGCTGTCGATAGGCATCGTGGTGGATGACGCCATACTGGTGGTCGAGAACGTCGAGAGGGTTCTTAGCGAAGAGGACGACATCAGCGTTCGTGAGGCGACGATCCGAGCCATGAAGGAAGTCGGTGGGCCGGTCATTGCGACCTCGCTGATCATGGCGGCGGTATTCGTACCGGTCGCTTTCTTGGGAGGCTTCACCGGGCAGATCTATCAGCAGTTCGCGATTACCGTAGCCATCTCGGTGGCGCTGTCGGCGCTGATGGCGTTGACCTTCACCCCCGCCCTGTCGGCGATCTTCATCAAGCACAACTTGCACAAAACCAAGCAATCGGCGTTCAAGCGTGCCATTACCACGCCGCTGCGGCTGTTCGACCGCTTCTTTGCGGGCTTCACCGCGGTGTACATGTGGGTGGTGAAGAAGCTGGTGCGTTTCTGGGTGCTGGCGCTGGCGTTGACCGTGGCGGTGGGCGCAGGCTCTTATTGGCTCTACGCCAATACGCCCTCGACGCTGGTGCCAGAAACCGACCAGGGGATCGTCTTGGCAAGTATCTCTTTGCCGGATGCGGCCTCGCTGAGTCGTACTCAAGCGTACATGGCCGAGTTGAGCGAGCAGATCGAAGCCATCCCTGGTGTCGAGTACTCCTCAGCTGTGGCGGGTTACGACATTCTCTCCAGTGCGGTGAATACCGCACGCGGCATCATGTTCATCAACATGAAGCCATGGGCAGAGCGTGAACTCACCGCTAACGAACTGGTCGGCCGCATCATGCAACTGGGTGCCAGTATCGATGGCGGTTCGGCGATGGCCTTCAACGTGCCGCCGATCATGGGGCTTTCCACGACCGGTGGCTTCACCGGCTATTTGCAGTCGTTCGACGGAGCGTCCACGCGGGAGCTGTATGAAGCTTCGTTGCAAATCATGCAGGCGGCGAACCAGCACCCGGTGCTGAACCGTGTGTTCACCACGTTCAACGTGAACGTGCCTTCGTACCGGGCGGAGATCGACCAGCAAAAAGCGCTCAGCTACGGCGTTGCGCTGGAGAACATCAATTCGGCGCTGGCGAACACCTTTGGTAATGGGTTTGTGAATTACTTTAGCTACCAAAACCGCAACTTCCAGGTGTACTTACAGAACGAGGACGAGTTCCGTAAAACACCGGAAGACGTCAACAACGTCTACGTGCGCGGCGGTAATGGCGAGCGTATTCCACTCTCTGAGTTCGTCACGCTAGAGCGTCAAACGGGACCTGCGGTGGTGTCGCGTTTTGGGGTCTACGCGGGGGCGCAATTCCAGGGTAACCCGGCACCCGGCTACAGCTCGGCCCAAGCCATCGAGGCCATGGAAGAAGTGGTGCAAGAGACGCTGGGCGATAACTGGGGCATGGGCTGGACCGGAACGGCGTATCAGGAGTCCAACCTGGGTAATACCGCCACGCTGGCCATCGTGTTCGGTATCTTGATGGTGTTCTTGATTCTGGCGGCACAGTACGAAAGCTGGTCGTTGCCGTTGGCGGTTCTCACCGCTACACCTTTCGCCTTCCTGGGCGGCATCGCGGGTATCGTGCTACGCGGATTGGATACCAGTGTCTACGTGCAGATCGGCATGCTGGTGGTGGTCGGCCTGGCGGCGAAGAACGCCATCTTGATCGTCGAGTTTGCCGAGCTGCAGCGTAAAGAGCAGGGTAAGTCGATTCGTGAAGCTGCGGTGACCGCAGCAGAGCTGCGCTTCCGTCCGATCGTCATGACCTCATTGGCGTTCATTTTCGGCACGTTACCGTTGGCGCTGGCCACCGGTGCCAGTGACGTGAGCAGTCACCACATTGGTACTACGGTAGCGGTGGGTATGGCCTCCGTGGCGGTGTTGGGAAGTCTCTTCATTCCCAGTTTCTACGCCATGATCGCGTCGGTCTCGGATTGGCTCTATCGTAAGCGCCATCCGAACGGCAACCGCCAATCGCAGGCGGAACTTGGCCACGATAACGGTTAATGTATCTGGCTTGACTGACGACGGGCGCCCTTTTCAGGGCGCCCGTTTTTTTGCCACCGATCCGATTGCCCCTCGACCCTGGCGCTTCATAAGCCAATGAGATGAGCTACGCTAGTAGTGACCCCGTTTTTAGCTTGTACTAATAAACGCCAATAATCAGAGCGTGGGTCAGGCGCAAACAAGACTGGGTACGCCCAGAGGAGGACACGCCATGCAAACGCTTATCTCTGCTGCGCTGCAGTTTCCTACCGTCGTGTTTAGTTTTTTGCTGGCGCTAATGGCGCTCTACTGGCTGCTGGTACTCATTCGACTAGCCCCTCTAGAGCTTTTCGAGCGCGACAGCTTACGCGATGATCATATGGCCAGCACCTTGGTCTCGCTTGGGTTTGCCGGGGTACCCGCGACGCTGGCGCTCAGCTTCTTGATGCTCATTGCCGGTGCGTTATCACTAGCCGTCGAGCTGCTCGCTCTGCGATGGATGCCGCTTGGATTGCTCAGGGTGCCGGTCGGGGTGTTGGTCGTGTGGGCTGCGCTCGCGGTAGCTTCCCCCATCGCTGCCGCTTTATGCCATGCGCTGCAGCGTGCGCTGCACCGTTATCAACCCTTCAAACGTCGCTGTCTGCTGGGCGCTACCGTCGTGGTGGCAGAGCGCCAAAACGACGAATCTGCCAGCGCTACGCTGCTCAATGAGCCCAACAGTACGGTCATATTGCACTGTAAAGCCGGGGACTGCCCGCAGCCGGGTGAACGCCGTGTGTTGGTGAAGTATCTAGCCAAGGAAGGGGCATACCGCAGCGTGCTAGAGCAGCACTATCTGGATACACGGGTGCGTATCAATAAGCTTCGTTTGCAGCACAAGCAGCATCCTAACGGATACTCCACCTAACGGCTGCCTTCAGCGATGAAACCAGCGCTGCCACTGTCTCGTCAGCCAGCTCAATAGGGTGGGCGCAGCGGTGGCGGCACGTTCGCGATGTGTGCGTGCAGGCGCGTCGAGGAAGTGGCGTATGGGCGTAACCTGTTCGGGCGTGTTGAGCATCGGAGCGTGGCCGCATCCTGTGACGGTCAAGGTCGTCAAGGTAGGCTGGACCTCGGCCATCTTGGGTAGCGTCTCGGCATCCAATAGGGTCGATGTCTCTCCGCGAATCACCATCAGCGGGCAGCGAATGTTGGCCCAGTCGGCCCAGGTGTCTCTGGGTGTGTCGTGGATAAACTGTTCGCCGATACGCGGGTCGAAGTGGTAGGTCCAACTGCCGTCGGGCAGGCGGCGAGCGCTGTTCAAGGCCAGCTCTCGCCACTCCTCCTCGCAGGTGATACCAAAACTGGCGTAATGCTCGGTAAGTTCTGCTTTTAAGTCGGCAAAGTTGTTGAACCGATGCGTCACGCCAAAGTAGCTCGACAAGGCGATCAGCCCCTCTTTATTCAGCTCGGGCCCCACGTCGTTGAGTATCAGCCGTGAAATGCGCGAGCGGTGC includes:
- a CDS encoding efflux RND transporter permease subunit, translated to MNFSNFFISRPIFATVLAIIVTLVGVMAMRVLPIEQYPSVVPPTVSVQAQFPGADAETVAQTVAAPLAEAINGVEDMLYMTSNSADNGTMSLSVAFNIGTDGDINTINVNNRVQGALSQLPEAVQSQGVTVELRSDSILMLVALTSQSGDYDKIYMQNYATLNILDELRQVPGVGNAEVLGGGEFAMRIWMDPDKLAQYDLTPSEVASAIRAQNTEIPAGNLAATPQSDPRAYTYTITAGGRLTSTDDFREIFLRTNPDGSSLRLQDVARIELGASFYGVDARLNGDAMTPIIINQQPGANALETAEAVRATMEELAGRFPPGLEYVTPYDTTLFIDASVETVIKTFIEAFLIVIVILFIFLQNWRFTVIAMSVVPVSVIGTFAGFYLFDFSINLLTLFALVLSIGIVVDDAILVVENVERVLSEEDDISVREATIRAMKEVGGPVIATSLIMAAVFVPVAFLGGFTGQIYQQFAITVAISVALSALMALTFTPALSAIFIKHNLHKTKQSAFKRAITTPLRLFDRFFAGFTAVYMWVVKKLVRFWVLALALTVAVGAGSYWLYANTPSTLVPETDQGIVLASISLPDAASLSRTQAYMAELSEQIEAIPGVEYSSAVAGYDILSSAVNTARGIMFINMKPWAERELTANELVGRIMQLGASIDGGSAMAFNVPPIMGLSTTGGFTGYLQSFDGASTRELYEASLQIMQAANQHPVLNRVFTTFNVNVPSYRAEIDQQKALSYGVALENINSALANTFGNGFVNYFSYQNRNFQVYLQNEDEFRKTPEDVNNVYVRGGNGERIPLSEFVTLERQTGPAVVSRFGVYAGAQFQGNPAPGYSSAQAIEAMEEVVQETLGDNWGMGWTGTAYQESNLGNTATLAIVFGILMVFLILAAQYESWSLPLAVLTATPFAFLGGIAGIVLRGLDTSVYVQIGMLVVVGLAAKNAILIVEFAELQRKEQGKSIREAAVTAAELRFRPIVMTSLAFIFGTLPLALATGASDVSSHHIGTTVAVGMASVAVLGSLFIPSFYAMIASVSDWLYRKRHPNGNRQSQAELGHDNG
- a CDS encoding alpha/beta fold hydrolase → MDALEFIRVRELDVAVRIWNPKATRTLIAWHGLARHGGDFAALARELGSEWRIIAPDTPGRGLSSWSLFPAHDYLYSHYITIAVALLDHYELDQVDWLGTSMGGLLGMLIAADAQHRSRISRLILNDVGPELNKEGLIALSSYFGVTHRFNNFADLKAELTEHYASFGITCEEEWRELALNSARRLPDGSWTYHFDPRIGEQFIHDTPRDTWADWANIRCPLMVIRGETSTLLDAETLPKMAEVQPTLTTLTVTGCGHAPMLNTPEQVTPIRHFLDAPARTHRERAATAAPTLLSWLTRQWQRWFHR